The Pedobacter mucosus genome window below encodes:
- the ygiD gene encoding 4,5-DOPA dioxygenase extradiol, with protein sequence MSALSQFKNFTQQLPQTDLMPTIFIGHGSPMNGIEDNEFSQSWANLAKKIPVPKAVLVVSAHWYTHGTFVTAMDFPSTIHDFGGFPQALFDVTYPAPGNSELAAEIPSIIHSTDVGLNHEWGLDHGTWTVVKHMYPDANIPVLQLSIDYTKSPEQHYEIAKEIYALRKKGILVLGSGNMVHNLRMLSWEMINGGGYDWANEMNSKFKNLIENGDHKPLINYRSLGSDAMLAIPTPEHYLPLIYTLGMKKDKENVSFFNDKAVGGSLTMTSVLIG encoded by the coding sequence ATGTCGGCACTATCTCAATTTAAAAACTTTACCCAGCAGTTGCCTCAAACCGATTTAATGCCAACTATTTTTATTGGTCACGGCTCTCCGATGAATGGTATTGAGGATAATGAATTTAGTCAAAGTTGGGCCAATCTGGCAAAAAAAATCCCGGTTCCTAAAGCGGTTTTAGTGGTTTCTGCACATTGGTACACTCATGGGACTTTTGTTACGGCAATGGATTTCCCTTCTACTATTCACGATTTTGGAGGGTTTCCGCAAGCGCTTTTTGATGTTACCTATCCTGCACCTGGTAATTCAGAATTAGCCGCTGAAATTCCGTCGATTATTCACTCCACTGATGTTGGTTTAAACCACGAATGGGGTTTAGATCATGGAACTTGGACGGTTGTCAAACACATGTATCCGGATGCAAATATTCCTGTTTTACAATTGAGTATTGATTATACAAAATCTCCAGAGCAACATTATGAAATAGCAAAAGAGATTTATGCGCTTCGAAAAAAAGGAATATTAGTTTTGGGCAGTGGAAACATGGTTCATAATTTACGTATGTTAAGTTGGGAGATGATTAATGGTGGAGGTTATGATTGGGCAAATGAAATGAATAGTAAATTCAAAAATCTCATTGAAAATGGAGATCATAAACCACTGATTAATTATCGTTCTTTAGGAAGCGATGCAATGTTGGCAATTCCAACTCCCGAACATTATTTACCGCTTATTTATACTTTGGGAATGAAAAAAGATAAGGAAAACGTTTCTTTCTTTAATGATAAAGCAGTTGGCGGCTCCTTAACCATGACTTCAGTTTTGATAGGCTAA
- a CDS encoding glycoside hydrolase family 43 protein, with translation MKNFKNISSLVIIMAIAATSACQQNSKTTSTETSDTSKKSKYLSQPLISEIYTADPSAHVFNGKIYIYPSHDVESGTPENDNGDHFDMKDYHILSMDSINGKVKDNGVALSVKDIPWAGRQLWAPDVAFKDGNYYLYFPVKDKNDVFRIGVATAKNPVGPFKAEPKPIDGSFSIDPAVFTDTDGSTYMYYGGIWGGQLQRWNNGKYDINGSKTDSKKENEPALIAKVVKLSKTMLGFDGAVKDVVILDENGKPLLTKDHNRRFFEGAWMHKFNGKYYFTYSTGDTHLLASAIADNPFGPFKYQGTFMNPVEGWTTHHSIIEVKGKWYIFYHDTQLSGKTHLRNVKVTELTHKADGTIALIEPIKK, from the coding sequence ATGAAAAACTTTAAAAACATATCCAGCCTGGTAATAATTATGGCTATTGCCGCAACAAGTGCTTGCCAGCAAAATTCCAAAACAACCAGTACTGAAACTAGCGATACATCTAAAAAATCGAAATATTTATCTCAACCATTAATTAGCGAAATATATACAGCAGACCCATCAGCGCATGTTTTTAATGGCAAAATCTACATCTATCCATCGCACGATGTAGAATCAGGAACTCCAGAAAATGATAACGGCGATCATTTTGACATGAAAGATTATCACATTTTAAGTATGGATAGTATAAATGGAAAAGTGAAAGATAACGGTGTAGCTTTAAGCGTGAAGGACATTCCTTGGGCTGGCCGTCAACTTTGGGCGCCTGATGTTGCGTTTAAAGATGGCAATTATTACCTCTACTTTCCGGTAAAAGATAAAAATGACGTATTTAGAATTGGCGTAGCTACGGCTAAAAATCCTGTTGGTCCTTTTAAGGCAGAACCGAAACCAATTGATGGAAGTTTTAGTATTGATCCTGCAGTTTTTACCGATACAGATGGAAGTACTTATATGTATTATGGTGGAATCTGGGGTGGACAATTACAGCGCTGGAATAATGGAAAATATGATATAAATGGTTCAAAAACAGATTCTAAAAAAGAAAATGAACCTGCTTTGATTGCAAAAGTTGTAAAGCTAAGCAAGACTATGTTAGGTTTTGATGGCGCTGTAAAAGATGTTGTAATTTTAGATGAAAACGGAAAACCGTTACTTACAAAAGACCATAATAGACGCTTTTTTGAAGGGGCTTGGATGCACAAATTCAATGGGAAATATTATTTTACTTACTCCACTGGTGATACTCATTTATTAGCCTCTGCTATCGCTGATAATCCTTTTGGTCCGTTTAAATACCAGGGTACTTTTATGAATCCGGTTGAGGGTTGGACCACACACCACTCTATTATTGAAGTGAAAGGCAAATGGTATATTTTTTACCACGACACTCAGCTTTCGGGCAAAACACATTTAAGAAATGTGAAGGTTACGGAGTTAACACATAAGGCAGATGGTACAATAGCACTGATTGAACCAATCAAAAAATAA